One window of Nostoc sp. C052 genomic DNA carries:
- a CDS encoding efflux RND transporter periplasmic adaptor subunit, with amino-acid sequence MIQIRPILTRGILTTCVVAPLGLMGILSFTVLLPALKDPGSRFYSSGFGYPSLQRMAGKPIQVETALVASKTLEDNLAAPGESVGMQEVGVRSLVSGTVEKLFVEEGQRVRRGQPLLQLQKAPFENEVSTARNNLAIAEKNLETVQNSVSERLLDLKGDVRSAQDRFYAAKTRMRTIDKLADQELNNNVQTAQVRVETAEEKLRQIKVLAEQGAISKFQLYDMQDTYATRKKELIAAQQGIITTQSQQFSNQDFYIARQNDLISSQQALSLAQQTLDKDVKNARFTVDNRRIELQDALRNLSRTVLYASTDGLVSSVNINAGEIADARGRDSLVTLTQNVVFKAYIDQARLNAVKVGNEAIVRLVAYPGRTFEGRVIQLNPTVETNTTKPSKVGIDRQFTYSVWVAVDNLQMPPGLQGYVQFTDQSRTALAIPESSVTHLSAGEGMVMVAEAGKAVVKKVKLGRTFDNQREVLAGLKTGEEVVLSPRALNPGDRLEAKSALMPMAQRN; translated from the coding sequence ATGATACAGATTCGTCCAATTTTAACTCGCGGGATTCTGACTACTTGCGTAGTAGCCCCTTTAGGTCTAATGGGGATTTTAAGCTTTACTGTACTTCTCCCTGCTCTCAAAGACCCAGGATCAAGATTTTACTCTTCAGGGTTTGGTTATCCATCTTTACAACGTATGGCTGGCAAACCTATTCAAGTAGAAACTGCGTTAGTAGCGTCAAAAACTTTAGAGGATAATCTAGCTGCTCCTGGTGAATCTGTTGGTATGCAGGAGGTGGGTGTTCGTTCTTTGGTATCGGGGACTGTAGAAAAACTTTTCGTTGAGGAAGGGCAAAGGGTGCGCCGAGGGCAACCTCTGCTCCAGTTACAAAAGGCTCCCTTTGAAAATGAAGTGAGTACGGCTCGGAATAACCTTGCTATTGCGGAAAAGAACCTTGAAACTGTGCAAAACTCGGTATCGGAAAGGTTATTAGACTTGAAAGGGGATGTGAGGTCTGCTCAAGATAGGTTTTATGCAGCTAAAACTAGAATGAGAACAATTGACAAACTCGCAGATCAAGAATTAAACAACAATGTCCAGACTGCTCAGGTAAGGGTAGAAACTGCTGAAGAGAAACTGAGACAAATTAAAGTCTTAGCAGAGCAGGGAGCAATTTCCAAGTTTCAACTCTATGATATGCAAGATACCTATGCAACTCGCAAAAAAGAACTAATAGCTGCTCAACAAGGGATTATTACTACCCAAAGTCAGCAATTTAGCAACCAAGACTTTTATATTGCTCGCCAAAACGATTTGATTTCTTCTCAGCAAGCTTTGTCATTAGCTCAGCAGACACTAGATAAAGATGTAAAAAATGCTCGCTTCACCGTTGATAATAGGAGAATAGAACTACAAGATGCTCTGAGAAATTTAAGTAGAACAGTTCTATATGCCAGCACTGATGGTTTAGTGAGTTCGGTAAATATCAATGCTGGTGAAATAGCTGATGCACGAGGCCGTGACTCGTTAGTAACTTTAACTCAGAATGTTGTATTTAAGGCTTATATCGATCAAGCTAGGCTTAATGCAGTCAAAGTCGGTAATGAAGCTATAGTGCGGTTGGTAGCATATCCTGGACGTACTTTTGAAGGACGGGTGATCCAGCTTAATCCAACCGTGGAAACTAATACCACTAAGCCCAGTAAAGTGGGTATCGACCGACAATTTACCTATTCTGTTTGGGTTGCTGTTGATAATTTGCAAATGCCTCCAGGTTTACAGGGTTATGTTCAGTTCACCGATCAAAGTAGAACGGCTTTAGCGATTCCAGAAAGTTCTGTAACTCATTTGTCTGCTGGTGAAGGTATGGTGATGGTTGCGGAAGCTGGTAAAGCTGTGGTGAAAAAAGTCAAGCTAGGAAGAACATTTGATAACCAGCGTGAAGTGCTGGCAGGCTTAAAGACAGGAGAAGAAGTAGTATTATCTCCCAGAGCTTTAAATCCAGGCGATCGCCTGGAAGCTAAGTCTGCACTAATGCCAATGGCTCAGAGAAATTAA